The proteins below are encoded in one region of Phycisphaerae bacterium:
- a CDS encoding RNA polymerase sigma factor: MDEFSDAFRGAYRSLWFVAVGTSSCASEADDIVQEAAVVALKKLHEFQPGTDFVAWMAQIVRYVGLNHSRKRRRRPMNNADPSTQTDAAHRAHAGETPAPGNSALKHGILTALEDVSDTARACLILRTVEDMPYGRIAELLEIPEGTAMSHVHRTRQILRKRLRQIAQPQHNWTEGNG; encoded by the coding sequence ATGGACGAATTCTCCGACGCGTTCCGCGGGGCTTACCGGTCCCTCTGGTTTGTCGCCGTAGGTACGTCCTCATGCGCCTCAGAAGCGGACGACATCGTCCAGGAGGCCGCCGTAGTCGCCCTGAAAAAGCTCCACGAGTTTCAACCCGGTACTGATTTTGTCGCCTGGATGGCCCAGATCGTTCGCTACGTCGGCCTGAATCACTCGCGCAAGCGCCGCAGAAGGCCCATGAACAACGCCGACCCGAGCACTCAGACTGACGCTGCCCATCGTGCCCATGCGGGCGAAACTCCCGCGCCCGGCAACAGCGCCCTCAAGCACGGCATTCTGACGGCACTGGAGGACGTTTCCGATACGGCGCGAGCCTGCCTTATCCTGAGAACCGTCGAGGACATGCCCTATGGCCGGATCGCCGAATTGCTCGAGATACCTGAAGGAACCGCCATGAGCCATGTGCACCGGACCCGGCAGATTCTCCGCAAGCGCCTGCGCCAAATCGCGCAGCCGCAGCACAACTGGACCGAGGGGAACGGATGA
- a CDS encoding SDR family oxidoreductase — translation MNGKVVVVTGGGRGIGRAVCERFAAAGAQVVAASRSVKELKETASAIEASGGKCYFQAADVCAPGDIQSLINDTAKQFGRVDILVNCAGVAPKGPFDEMEPALFDTIRAVNIDAVYHGCRYAWPIMKRQGGGVIVTISSVASVDPFSGFAAYGSSKAWVNLWTRALADEGRAHNIRVYAVAPGAVETRMLRDAFPDFPEGQALEPSHVAAAVFGLCGEEFHYATGETVFVRR, via the coding sequence ATGAATGGGAAAGTTGTCGTGGTGACGGGCGGAGGCCGGGGAATCGGGCGGGCGGTGTGCGAGCGATTCGCCGCGGCCGGGGCGCAGGTGGTGGCGGCGTCGCGCTCGGTGAAGGAACTCAAGGAGACGGCGTCGGCCATCGAGGCGTCGGGCGGGAAGTGCTATTTCCAGGCGGCGGACGTGTGCGCCCCGGGTGACATCCAGTCGCTGATCAACGACACGGCCAAGCAGTTCGGACGGGTGGACATTCTGGTGAACTGCGCGGGGGTCGCGCCGAAGGGGCCCTTCGACGAGATGGAGCCAGCCTTGTTCGACACCATTCGCGCCGTGAACATCGACGCCGTCTACCACGGGTGCCGCTATGCCTGGCCGATCATGAAGCGGCAGGGCGGGGGCGTGATCGTAACGATTTCGTCCGTTGCCTCGGTCGATCCCTTCTCAGGCTTCGCCGCGTATGGGTCATCCAAGGCCTGGGTGAACCTGTGGACGCGGGCGCTCGCGGACGAAGGGCGGGCGCACAACATCCGCGTGTATGCCGTGGCTCCCGGCGCGGTGGAGACGCGCATGCTCCGCGATGCGTTCCCCGACTTTCCCGAAGGACAGGCGCTCGAACCCTCCCACGTCGCGGCCGCGGTGTTCGGCCTGTGCGGAGAAGAATTCCACTACGCGACGGGGGAGACGGTGTTTGTCAGAAGATAG
- a CDS encoding ferrous iron transport protein A, whose amino-acid sequence MMGLGMVRKQGCGKRGLGAGLGGLTLASLESGETVRIESIDCGYLHCKRLADLGFTQGMELTMVRAGCPCIVRLDGRCVGLGRRHQACIRISRVVQKLPGEHLPIAGAA is encoded by the coding sequence ATGATGGGGCTGGGCATGGTTCGCAAACAGGGATGTGGCAAGCGAGGTTTGGGGGCCGGTCTCGGGGGCCTCACGCTGGCATCGCTGGAATCCGGGGAGACGGTGCGGATCGAGTCGATTGACTGCGGTTATCTGCACTGCAAGCGACTCGCTGACCTCGGGTTCACGCAGGGCATGGAGCTGACCATGGTGCGCGCGGGTTGTCCGTGCATTGTACGGCTCGATGGTCGATGCGTGGGGCTTGGGCGGCGCCATCAGGCCTGCATCCGGATCAGCCGAGTCGTGCAGAAACTTCCGGGCGAACACCTTCCCATTGCCGGCGCCGCTTGA
- a CDS encoding AAA family ATPase: MELKPTNKVAEALALAQRAAQSAGHPEITPDHITSALAQLDTTQADALLAAAGTGVGHVLSQADARLRSLPKTSGAAQGPTFGREAMTVLDRANTLMRAKGDSFLAVDLLWLALAETGHLAAVEKRGAADMEKAIDQMRGGRKVTSETPAEVGEALEKYGTDLTQMARDGKLDPVIGRDSEIRRVVQVLSRRTKNNPVLIGEPGVGKTAVVEGLAQRIVDGDVPESLRDKRLIALDLPAMVAGAKYRGEFEERLKAVLEEIKASDGQIITFIDELHTMVGAGASGEGAMDAGNMLKPMLARGELRLVGATTLDEYREHIEKDAALERRFQQVFVGEPSVEDTIAILRGLKERYEAHHKVEIEDSALVAAASLSHRYISGRQLPDKAIDLVDEAASRLRIENDSMPSELDELRRRIMQLEIEREALKKEKDEGSRRHLEQVQKSLAELQEDNGRLSAQWENEKKQLESIKEVKQAIDAKHNELDDAQRRGDLERAARIRYGELRELEQTLSDREIKFAELHAAGGGLLREEVTAEEIAEVVSKWTGIPVSRMLEGEIEKLMRMEDRLHDRVVGQDEAVRAVSDAVRRSRAGLGDPNRPVGSFLFLGPTGVGKTELCKALAEFLFDDESAFVRIDMSEFMEQHSVARLIGAPPGYVGYEEGGRLTEAVHRRPYCVILLDEIEKAHPDVFNVLLQVLDDGRLTDGHGRTVDFRNTIIAMTSNLGSEYIQQMIDETGEGASRSMKPAQTSGDEVASNSDASLAEDNTLLDIEIEMKVREVLKQHFRPEFLNRIDETVIFRQLSRGDLVKIVEIQTRHLTRRLADRDMSLELTPAAMDKLARDGYEPAYGARPLKRLIQQEIENPLARRILSGEFAPGDHITIDAAGEGFVFGKNREAIGNRQ, translated from the coding sequence ATGGAGCTCAAGCCCACGAACAAGGTGGCCGAGGCCCTCGCGCTCGCTCAGCGAGCCGCCCAGAGCGCCGGTCACCCGGAGATCACCCCGGACCACATCACCAGCGCTCTCGCACAGCTCGACACCACGCAGGCCGACGCCCTCCTGGCCGCAGCCGGGACCGGCGTGGGGCACGTGCTCTCCCAGGCCGACGCGCGTCTCCGGTCGCTGCCGAAGACCTCCGGAGCCGCCCAGGGTCCCACGTTCGGCCGCGAGGCGATGACCGTGCTGGACCGAGCGAACACCCTCATGCGTGCGAAGGGCGACAGCTTCCTCGCCGTCGACCTGCTCTGGCTCGCCCTCGCTGAGACGGGCCACCTGGCCGCGGTCGAGAAGCGCGGCGCCGCCGACATGGAGAAGGCCATCGACCAGATGCGGGGCGGGCGCAAGGTCACCTCGGAGACCCCGGCGGAGGTCGGCGAGGCGCTCGAGAAGTACGGCACCGACCTGACCCAGATGGCCCGCGACGGCAAGCTCGACCCGGTCATCGGTCGTGACTCGGAGATCCGTCGCGTCGTCCAGGTCCTCTCGCGACGCACGAAGAACAACCCCGTCCTCATCGGTGAGCCCGGCGTCGGCAAGACCGCCGTCGTCGAGGGCCTCGCCCAGCGCATCGTCGACGGCGACGTGCCCGAGAGCCTGCGCGACAAGAGGCTCATCGCCCTCGACCTTCCCGCGATGGTGGCCGGGGCGAAGTACCGCGGGGAGTTCGAGGAGCGGCTCAAGGCCGTCCTCGAGGAGATCAAGGCCAGCGACGGCCAGATCATCACCTTCATCGACGAGCTGCACACCATGGTCGGCGCCGGCGCCTCCGGCGAGGGTGCCATGGACGCCGGCAACATGCTCAAGCCGATGCTCGCCCGAGGCGAGCTGCGCCTCGTCGGTGCCACCACGCTCGACGAGTACCGCGAGCACATCGAGAAGGACGCGGCCCTCGAGCGCCGCTTCCAGCAGGTCTTCGTCGGTGAGCCCTCGGTCGAGGACACGATCGCCATCCTGCGCGGCCTCAAGGAGCGCTACGAGGCGCACCACAAGGTCGAGATCGAGGACTCCGCCCTCGTTGCTGCCGCATCGCTCTCGCACCGCTACATCAGCGGCCGCCAGCTCCCCGACAAGGCCATCGACCTCGTCGACGAGGCCGCCTCGCGCCTGCGCATCGAGAACGACTCCATGCCCAGCGAGCTCGACGAACTCCGCCGCCGCATCATGCAACTGGAGATCGAGCGCGAAGCCCTCAAGAAAGAAAAGGACGAGGGCAGCCGCCGCCACCTGGAGCAGGTCCAGAAATCGCTCGCCGAGTTACAGGAAGACAACGGCCGACTCTCCGCCCAGTGGGAGAACGAAAAGAAACAACTCGAATCCATCAAGGAGGTCAAGCAGGCCATCGACGCCAAGCACAACGAGCTCGACGACGCCCAGCGCCGCGGTGATCTGGAACGCGCCGCGCGCATCCGTTACGGCGAACTCCGCGAACTCGAACAAACGCTGAGCGACCGCGAAATCAAGTTTGCCGAGCTCCACGCCGCCGGCGGCGGACTCTTGCGCGAGGAAGTCACGGCCGAGGAAATCGCCGAGGTCGTCAGCAAGTGGACCGGCATCCCCGTCTCCCGCATGCTCGAAGGCGAAATCGAGAAGCTCATGCGCATGGAGGATCGCCTGCACGATCGCGTCGTCGGCCAGGATGAAGCCGTCCGCGCGGTGTCCGATGCCGTACGGCGATCTCGCGCCGGACTGGGCGACCCGAACCGCCCGGTCGGCTCGTTCCTCTTCCTCGGCCCGACCGGCGTAGGCAAGACCGAGCTGTGCAAAGCGCTCGCCGAGTTCCTCTTCGACGATGAGTCGGCCTTCGTCCGCATCGACATGAGCGAGTTCATGGAGCAGCACAGCGTCGCGCGACTCATCGGCGCCCCGCCGGGCTACGTCGGCTACGAGGAAGGCGGGCGCCTGACCGAAGCGGTGCACCGCCGCCCCTATTGCGTGATCCTCCTCGACGAAATCGAGAAGGCCCACCCCGACGTGTTCAACGTGCTGCTCCAGGTGCTCGACGACGGCCGCCTGACCGACGGCCACGGCCGCACCGTGGACTTTCGCAACACGATCATCGCCATGACCAGCAACCTCGGCAGCGAGTACATCCAGCAGATGATCGACGAAACCGGCGAAGGCGCGAGCCGCAGCATGAAGCCTGCGCAGACAAGCGGCGACGAAGTCGCCTCCAATTCCGACGCCTCGCTTGCCGAAGACAATACGCTACTCGACATCGAAATCGAGATGAAAGTCCGCGAAGTGCTCAAGCAGCACTTCCGGCCGGAGTTCCTCAACCGCATCGACGAGACGGTCATCTTCCGGCAGCTCTCCCGCGGCGACCTGGTGAAGATCGTCGAGATTCAGACGCGGCACCTGACGCGGCGACTGGCCGACCGCGACATGTCCCTGGAGCTCACGCCGGCCGCCATGGACAAGCTCGCCCGCGACGGCTACGAGCCGGCGTACGGCGCCCGCCCGCTCAAGCGACTCATCCAGCAGGAGATCGAAAACCCCCTGGCTCGGCGCATCCTCAGCGGCGAGTTCGCCCCCGGCGACCACATCACCATCGACGCGGCCGGGGAGGGGTTTGTGTTCGGGAAGAACAGAGAGGCAATAGGTAATAGGCAGTAG
- a CDS encoding iron-sulfur cluster assembly accessory protein, whose amino-acid sequence MVMLTERAAKEVSQIIEQQNEAARSSNEEAKPLYLRVGVKGGGCSGFSYSLDLTESKSDQDETWDQHGVQVICDPKSHLYLDGTEIDFKDEVMGRGFVFKNPNATSSCGCGSSFSA is encoded by the coding sequence ATGGTCATGTTGACGGAACGGGCCGCGAAAGAGGTCAGCCAGATCATCGAGCAGCAGAACGAAGCCGCGCGGAGCAGCAACGAAGAAGCCAAGCCGCTGTACCTTCGCGTGGGCGTCAAGGGCGGCGGTTGCAGCGGATTCAGTTACTCGCTCGACCTGACCGAGAGCAAGTCGGATCAGGACGAAACCTGGGACCAGCACGGCGTCCAGGTCATCTGCGACCCCAAGAGCCACCTCTACCTTGACGGCACCGAAATCGACTTTAAGGACGAAGTCATGGGACGCGGGTTCGTGTTCAAGAACCCGAACGCCACTTCGAGCTGCGGCTGCGGATCGAGCTTCTCGGCGTAG
- a CDS encoding FeoB-associated Cys-rich membrane protein — MIGDIIAILLVLAAAVYAARWMWRSMRGDAGCGSSCGGCASSGDQRETSRQVKVIPLVTVNVMHPEGVNPAEAGIQDRIPAHSSGFRPAPK; from the coding sequence ATGATCGGTGACATCATTGCCATTTTGCTTGTGCTTGCCGCGGCGGTTTACGCCGCACGGTGGATGTGGCGCTCCATGCGCGGCGACGCGGGGTGCGGGTCGTCTTGCGGAGGCTGCGCGTCCAGCGGCGATCAGCGTGAAACATCGCGTCAGGTAAAGGTGATTCCGCTGGTGACCGTCAACGTTATGCATCCTGAAGGCGTCAATCCGGCGGAAGCCGGGATTCAAGACCGGATTCCAGCACATTCCTCTGGATTCCGGCCTGCGCCGAAGTGA
- a CDS encoding folate-binding protein YgfZ: protein MQRWTDFLKSQISSTGAAAIAEGESPVARFGALDEEYALLGSGPALVDRSNRTILSVRGADRASWLHNLTTNHVKTVGAGEGNYAFVLNVQGRILFDVGLLVGREEIRLDLDCRFLDTALRHLEKYTITEDVAIAAMGDECVRMALVGERTRELLAGEGLPQAANLAVWSHGEAKLCGVPVTLFRSDFSGAYAMELIVPVGKAVELWQWLTDGSRKMPAGPVGSEALDVRRIEAGVPWPGREIIEEYLPAETGQSRRAVSYNKGCYLGQEVVERMRSRGVVARRLCGLLVEPGDVLAAPQAILDEAGQTIGTMTSAARSPARPEIVALGYVRTVALGAEKVVMIGGGEGSQEHPRCARLAELPIA, encoded by the coding sequence ATGCAACGATGGACGGATTTCTTAAAGTCTCAGATTAGCTCGACCGGTGCGGCAGCGATCGCGGAAGGCGAGTCGCCGGTTGCCCGGTTCGGCGCGCTTGATGAGGAGTATGCGCTGCTCGGTTCCGGGCCGGCGCTGGTCGACCGATCGAACCGCACCATCCTGAGCGTTCGCGGGGCCGACCGCGCCTCGTGGCTGCACAATCTCACCACGAATCACGTGAAGACGGTTGGGGCAGGAGAGGGCAATTACGCGTTCGTGCTCAACGTTCAGGGGCGCATTCTGTTCGATGTCGGTCTGCTCGTCGGGCGAGAGGAAATCCGACTCGATCTGGATTGTCGATTTCTAGACACCGCCCTGAGGCACTTGGAAAAGTACACGATCACCGAGGATGTCGCGATCGCGGCGATGGGAGACGAGTGCGTCCGGATGGCGCTGGTCGGCGAGCGGACGCGCGAGCTTCTGGCCGGGGAGGGTTTGCCGCAAGCGGCCAATCTCGCCGTCTGGTCGCACGGGGAGGCGAAACTGTGCGGCGTGCCGGTCACCTTGTTCCGCAGCGACTTTTCCGGCGCGTATGCGATGGAGCTGATCGTTCCGGTGGGCAAAGCGGTCGAGCTCTGGCAGTGGCTGACGGACGGCTCGCGAAAAATGCCGGCCGGTCCGGTGGGCAGCGAAGCGCTGGACGTGCGGCGGATCGAGGCGGGTGTGCCCTGGCCGGGGCGGGAAATCATCGAGGAATATCTTCCGGCGGAGACGGGGCAGTCGCGGCGGGCGGTCAGCTACAATAAGGGGTGCTATCTCGGGCAGGAGGTCGTGGAGCGGATGCGTTCGCGCGGCGTGGTGGCGCGGCGGCTCTGCGGGTTGCTCGTGGAACCGGGCGATGTGCTGGCGGCGCCGCAGGCGATTCTGGATGAAGCCGGTCAGACGATTGGAACGATGACCAGCGCGGCGCGATCGCCCGCCCGGCCGGAGATCGTGGCCCTCGGGTACGTGCGAACGGTGGCGCTCGGTGCGGAGAAGGTCGTCATGATCGGCGGGGGCGAGGGGTCGCAAGAGCACCCGCGTTGTGCCCGGCTGGCGGAGCTGCCCATCGCGTAG
- the feoB gene encoding ferrous iron transport protein B: protein MSHLPPSPNPATADAPRSPANASQVVYQRAAFVALVGNPNTGKTTLFNALTGFRERVGNYPGVTVDKTVGILRQGGDGRKVEIVDLPGAYSLAAGSADEAVVLDVLLGAQADVPAPDVIVAVIDATNLGRSLFLVSQLLELDRPVVTALNMVDLAEATGVTIDAAALSRELGVPVVPVVARTQKGVAELIQAVVASIGGEPPPRQVTLPEEVAAEVAGFRAFIAQFGNGGGHVSEAEVLQALLDSGGYHEERISRRYGAEAEVELHRRRSVFEGKGVPRGEIEARIRYAWIDRVRRNALVRRFPAPASWSERVDRVLTHRVLGLAVLILLMGAVFQSIYAWAAPIMDAVDTGFAWSGTVIGPLLPTGALRSLVVDGVIAGVGAVLIFLPQILILFLFLAILEDCGYMARAAFLLDRWMGLVGLSGKSFIPLLSSFACAVPGIMATRTIEDRRDRLITILVAPLMSCSARLPVYVLLIGAFVPSVWILGGLLNLQAVVLLSMYVIGVIAAVGVVLLLKRTIMRGPPQAFLMELPSYKWPSVRTVLHRVVGQGKAFVSSAGTIIFAVTLIIWALGYYPRPASIGERFEQMRAEAAATFEEGNGQQAARGSHGATEPRSHGGEDRRRHEDTEARRHEGEVQTTHKVEAQSLDERLAEIDHLESGAYLRHSLLGRMGQWIEPVVKPLGWDWRIGTAVIASFPAREVVVATMGTIYNLGGNENEESVSLREKLRSATWPDGSPVFNIAVALSIMVFFALCCQCGGTLATIKRETRSWTWPIVTFVYMTSLAYVAALATYQLASHWVS from the coding sequence ATGAGCCATCTTCCTCCCAGCCCCAACCCCGCGACGGCTGACGCGCCGCGATCTCCCGCAAACGCAAGTCAGGTCGTATACCAGCGCGCCGCATTCGTGGCCCTGGTCGGAAATCCCAATACGGGCAAGACCACGCTGTTCAACGCGCTTACGGGTTTCCGGGAGCGCGTCGGAAACTATCCGGGCGTGACCGTCGACAAGACCGTCGGCATTCTTCGGCAGGGCGGAGACGGGCGCAAGGTCGAAATCGTGGATCTTCCAGGTGCGTACAGTCTTGCGGCCGGTTCGGCGGATGAGGCCGTTGTTCTGGATGTGCTGCTCGGCGCTCAGGCGGACGTGCCCGCGCCGGACGTGATCGTTGCGGTGATCGATGCGACCAACCTCGGGCGAAGCCTGTTTCTCGTGAGTCAGCTCCTGGAGCTGGACCGGCCTGTGGTCACGGCGTTGAACATGGTTGATCTGGCCGAAGCAACGGGCGTCACGATCGACGCCGCGGCGTTGTCGCGCGAGCTTGGCGTTCCCGTTGTGCCGGTGGTTGCACGAACGCAGAAGGGCGTCGCGGAACTCATCCAGGCGGTGGTTGCGTCCATCGGCGGGGAGCCTCCTCCGCGGCAGGTCACGTTGCCGGAAGAGGTCGCGGCCGAGGTCGCCGGATTCCGGGCGTTTATCGCCCAGTTCGGGAACGGGGGGGGCCATGTATCCGAGGCCGAGGTGCTTCAGGCCTTGCTGGACAGCGGGGGCTATCACGAGGAGCGCATCAGCCGGCGGTACGGCGCCGAAGCAGAGGTCGAGCTTCATCGGCGGCGGTCGGTCTTTGAGGGCAAGGGTGTCCCGCGCGGAGAAATCGAAGCGCGGATCCGCTATGCGTGGATCGATCGTGTTCGACGAAACGCGCTCGTGCGTCGCTTTCCGGCACCGGCGTCGTGGTCGGAGCGCGTCGATCGCGTGCTGACGCATCGCGTGCTGGGGCTGGCCGTGCTCATTCTGCTCATGGGAGCGGTATTCCAGTCGATCTACGCGTGGGCGGCGCCGATCATGGACGCAGTGGACACGGGGTTTGCCTGGTCGGGGACGGTGATCGGTCCCCTGCTTCCTACGGGAGCGCTGCGCAGTCTCGTGGTGGACGGCGTGATCGCCGGCGTGGGGGCGGTGCTCATCTTTCTGCCGCAGATTCTGATCCTGTTTCTTTTTCTGGCGATATTGGAAGACTGCGGCTACATGGCGCGGGCGGCGTTCCTGCTGGATCGCTGGATGGGTCTGGTCGGGCTGAGCGGCAAGTCGTTCATTCCGCTGCTTTCTTCTTTTGCCTGCGCCGTACCGGGCATCATGGCGACACGGACGATCGAGGACCGGCGCGATCGGCTGATCACGATCCTGGTCGCGCCGTTGATGAGTTGCAGCGCGCGTCTGCCGGTGTACGTGCTGCTCATCGGGGCGTTCGTTCCGTCGGTGTGGATCCTGGGGGGATTGCTGAACCTCCAGGCGGTCGTGCTGCTGTCGATGTACGTGATCGGCGTTATCGCGGCGGTGGGGGTCGTGCTGCTGCTGAAGCGAACGATCATGCGCGGCCCGCCGCAAGCGTTCCTGATGGAGTTGCCTTCGTACAAATGGCCGTCTGTGCGAACCGTATTGCATCGGGTCGTCGGGCAGGGGAAGGCCTTCGTCTCGTCCGCCGGGACGATCATTTTCGCCGTGACGTTGATCATCTGGGCGCTGGGATACTATCCTCGCCCGGCTTCGATTGGCGAGAGGTTCGAGCAGATGCGGGCCGAGGCGGCGGCGACGTTTGAAGAAGGCAATGGGCAACAGGCAGCGAGAGGAAGCCACGGAGCCACGGAGCCACGGAGCCACGGAGGGGAAGATCGAAGAAGGCACGAAGACACGGAGGCACGAAGGCACGAAGGGGAAGTGCAAACGACGCATAAAGTCGAAGCGCAGTCGCTGGATGAGCGGCTGGCGGAAATCGACCACCTGGAGTCGGGGGCGTATCTGCGGCACAGCCTGCTGGGGCGGATGGGGCAGTGGATCGAGCCGGTCGTGAAACCGCTCGGCTGGGACTGGCGGATCGGGACGGCCGTGATCGCATCGTTCCCGGCACGCGAGGTTGTCGTCGCCACGATGGGCACGATCTACAATCTTGGAGGCAACGAGAACGAAGAAAGCGTGAGCTTGCGGGAGAAGCTGCGGTCGGCGACCTGGCCGGACGGTTCGCCGGTTTTCAACATCGCGGTTGCGCTTTCCATTATGGTGTTCTTTGCGCTTTGCTGCCAATGCGGCGGCACGCTGGCCACGATCAAGCGAGAGACAAGGAGCTGGACGTGGCCGATCGTGACATTCGTGTACATGACTTCGCTGGCGTACGTTGCGGCGCTGGCCACGTATCAGTTGGCCTCGCACTGGGTGTCGTGA
- the argS gene encoding arginine--tRNA ligase, whose protein sequence is MRSPQEELDVRMRQALTALGAADADPLLRPAQDEKFGDYQSNCAMGLARQLGKKPRDLAQAIVENLKIDDVCEPVEIAGPGFLNFRLKPEYLSRVLASIPAAKEGEVDRLGVPPAEHPEIVAVDLSSPNLAKEMHVGHLRSTVIGDCICRVLEFEGHTVHRENHVGDWGTQFGMLVAFLRRVRPDVADRPEELVIRDLETFYVEAKNLFDADEEFRKEARDTVVALQKGHPGTRKIWRAFCDESLRHCHEIYRRLGVRLEDRGESFYTDLMDEVIRRIERIRQKDESTGRPRDRDWYVDESDGALCVFLGERFKTREGNDLPLIVRKADGGYNYATSDLAAIIHRIEQLHATRIVYVVGLPQKQHFEMVFEAARKLGFADDSVALEHVGFGSMLAKSGRPFKTREGGTVKLKDLLDEAVARARQVVDASSAESAAESDLDESHRKAIAETVGLSAVQYFDLSHAITSDYKFDLDTMLSLEGNTAPYMLYAYARVRSIGRKAGIEWSSLDAHAPLPVEHPAEVALAKRLLQFPDVLRAVTAELRPNLLTDYLYELSRAFSRFYDKKLGVRVIDATPESTRNARLRLCDLTARTLKLGLHLLGIETLERM, encoded by the coding sequence ATGCGTTCACCACAAGAGGAACTCGACGTTCGTATGCGGCAGGCTCTGACGGCCTTGGGTGCCGCGGACGCCGACCCGTTGCTGCGCCCCGCGCAGGACGAGAAGTTCGGCGATTACCAATCCAATTGCGCCATGGGTCTGGCCCGGCAACTCGGCAAGAAGCCGCGCGATCTTGCCCAGGCCATTGTCGAGAACCTCAAGATTGACGACGTGTGCGAGCCCGTGGAGATCGCCGGACCGGGGTTCCTCAACTTCCGCCTCAAGCCGGAATACCTGTCCCGAGTCCTCGCGTCGATCCCCGCTGCGAAAGAAGGCGAAGTCGACCGTCTGGGGGTTCCGCCCGCCGAGCATCCCGAGATCGTCGCGGTCGATCTTTCCAGTCCCAACCTCGCCAAGGAAATGCACGTCGGCCACCTCCGCAGCACGGTCATAGGCGACTGCATTTGCCGCGTCCTCGAGTTTGAAGGCCACACGGTCCACCGCGAGAACCACGTCGGCGACTGGGGCACGCAGTTCGGCATGCTCGTCGCGTTCTTGCGCCGCGTTCGCCCGGATGTCGCCGATCGCCCCGAAGAGCTCGTCATCCGCGATCTGGAGACGTTCTACGTCGAGGCCAAGAACCTCTTCGATGCCGACGAGGAATTTCGCAAAGAAGCCCGCGATACGGTCGTCGCACTGCAGAAAGGCCATCCCGGTACGCGCAAGATCTGGCGCGCGTTCTGCGACGAATCCCTTCGCCACTGTCACGAGATCTACCGCCGCCTCGGCGTGCGGCTCGAGGACCGCGGCGAGAGCTTCTACACCGACCTGATGGACGAGGTCATTCGACGCATCGAGAGAATTCGTCAGAAAGATGAATCCACCGGCCGCCCACGCGACAGAGACTGGTACGTCGACGAAAGCGACGGGGCGCTGTGCGTCTTCCTCGGCGAACGATTCAAGACGCGTGAGGGCAACGACCTGCCCCTCATCGTCCGCAAGGCCGACGGCGGCTACAACTACGCCACCTCCGACCTCGCCGCGATCATCCACCGCATCGAGCAGCTCCACGCCACGCGAATCGTGTACGTCGTAGGACTCCCCCAGAAGCAGCATTTTGAGATGGTCTTCGAGGCTGCCCGAAAGCTGGGCTTCGCGGATGACTCCGTGGCCCTCGAACACGTCGGATTCGGAAGCATGCTGGCCAAGTCCGGACGCCCCTTCAAAACGCGCGAGGGCGGAACGGTCAAGCTCAAGGACCTCCTCGACGAAGCCGTCGCCCGCGCGCGGCAGGTTGTGGATGCCTCTTCGGCCGAGAGCGCCGCCGAGTCCGACCTCGACGAGTCACACCGGAAGGCCATCGCCGAAACGGTCGGGCTGTCCGCCGTCCAGTACTTCGACCTCTCCCATGCCATCACCAGCGACTACAAGTTCGACCTCGACACCATGCTGTCGCTCGAAGGGAACACGGCCCCGTACATGCTCTACGCCTACGCCCGCGTCCGCTCCATCGGGCGCAAGGCCGGTATCGAGTGGTCGTCGCTGGACGCACATGCGCCGCTGCCGGTGGAGCACCCGGCCGAGGTCGCTCTGGCGAAGCGACTGCTTCAGTTCCCGGATGTTCTGCGCGCCGTGACCGCGGAGCTCCGCCCGAATCTGTTGACCGACTACCTCTATGAGCTCTCCCGCGCTTTCAGCCGCTTCTACGACAAGAAGCTCGGCGTGCGCGTGATTGACGCAACACCCGAGAGCACGCGAAATGCCCGCCTGCGCCTCTGCGACCTCACCGCCCGCACGCTAAAGCTCGGCCTGCACCTGCTGGGCATCGAGACGCTCGAGCGAATGTGA